The proteins below come from a single Eremothecium sinecaudum strain ATCC 58844 chromosome II, complete sequence genomic window:
- the RRS1 gene encoding ribosome biogenesis protein RRS1 (Syntenic homolog of Ashbya gossypii ABL014C; Syntenic homolog of Saccharomyces cerevisiae YOR294W (RRS1)): MSSDNKDLNSLPVTVQKLIPVSYDLGNLTVFDSNVLDRNDLDSSNSKREEHIKSTTRDNVQLLIGQILSLPIKTTTEGNATNGQSSSITLIKLPEPISELPREKPLPKPKAPTKWELFAAKKNIKPKAKSGKMVFDDATGEWVPKWGYKGINKKLDDQWLVEVDDKNKGTENELVDPRSLDRAERKKLIKKHQLQQKRNL, from the coding sequence ATGTCGTCCGATAACAAAGACCTAAACTCACTGCCAGTAACTGTTCAAAAACTAATTCCAGTTTCTTACGATCTCGGAAACCTTACGGTATTTGATTCTAATGTATTGGACAGGAATGACTTAGATTCTTCAAACAGCAAGAGAGAAGAACATATTAAAAGTACCACTAGGGACAACGTTCAGCTCCTTATTGGCCAGATATTGTCACTTCCAATTAAGACCACTACGGAGGGTAATGCTACGAATGGTCAAAGCTCTAGTATTACCTTAATCAAACTTCCTGAGCCGATTTCAGAACTACCAAGAGAAAAACCTCTACCAAAACCCAAAGCTCCTACGAAATGGGAACTATTTGCAGCCAAAAAGAACATAAAACCAAAGGCAAAATCCGGAAAGATGGTTTTTGACGATGCAACAGGTGAATGGGTGCCAAAATGGGGTTATAAAGGCATTAATAAAAAGCTTGATGATCAATGGTTAGTTGAAGTTGATGATAAAAATAAAGGAACCGAAAATGAACTTGTTGATCCAAGATCTTTAGACAGAGCAGAAAGGAAGAAATTGATAAAGAAGCATCAGTTGCAGCAGAAGAGAAACTTATAG
- a CDS encoding HBL017Cp (Syntenic homolog of Ashbya gossypii ABL018C; Syntenic homolog of Saccharomyces cerevisiae YOR317W (FAA1) and YMR246W (FAA4)), translating into MKQYNVIVGEPEGPNETAPRRNAVSATAIIERPIGLKCNTAYEFLLECFERGGDRNAVAWRDTIEIYEDTKTIKKIVDGKEVESQKTWLYYELTPFKYKTYNELNQLMHDYGRGLVKIGLQPKENRIHIYAATSVKWLETYLASQTQALTVVTAYESLGEAGLTHSLVQAESRGIFVDNSLLPNLIGPIQKASNLKYIIHGEKIDPNDKRQNGKIYSKARDAVQKLQELRPDVEIYSMEEVIALGSENRGTIDVHPPTAEDINCIMYTSGSTGTPKGVVITHRNFVAGIGGVNVVFSRKLVTEKDRYLAILPLAHILELVVEMTAIYCGALVGYGTVKTVSDASVRNCKGDMKEFKPHVMVGTAAVWEGVRKGIQTQIDKLPKFKQKVFWFAYRCKLGMKKYHIPGGTLLGNLVFKKAREATGGNLRIIFNGGSLLSKDTQIFISNLLAPVLIGYGLTETVANGALVDPRHFEYDVTGELAGSITAKLVDVEELGYFAKNNQGEIWIKGASVFKQYFCNEEETAAAFEDGWLKTGDIGEWKSNGILKIIDRKKNLVKTRNGEYIALEKLESVYRSSKYVANICIYADQYQVKPIAIVVPREVAVVDAAKKLGLIDNDGNVDAVLNHEKLKSEVLKDMIATAKAAGLAGIELILGFVFAPEEWTPENGFLTPSQKLQRRKILDAVREEVDKLYASNS; encoded by the coding sequence ATGAAGCAATATAATGTTATTGTCGGTGAGCCCGAGGGTCCCAATGAAACAGCCCCTCGTAGAAATGCGGTCAGTGCAACAGCAATAATAGAACGTCCTATTGGATTAAAGTGTAACACGGCTTATGAGTTTTTGCTAGAGTGTTTTGAAAGAGGTGGTGATCGAAACGCTGTGGCCTGGAGGGACACCATTGAAATTTATGAGGACACTAAGACGATTAAAAAAATAGTTGATGGAAAGGAGGTTGAATCTCAGAAAACGTGGTTGTATTATGAGTTGACTCCATTTAAGTATAAAACTTACAATGAACTTAATCAGTTGATGCACGACTATGGTCGCGGCTTGGTGAAAATAGGTTTACAGCCAAAAGAAAACAGAATACACATATATGCTGCTACTTCCGTTAAGTGGTTGGAGACCTATTTGGCGAGTCAGACCCAAGCTTTGACTGTTGTTACGGCATATGAATCCTTAGGAGAGGCTGGTTTAACCCACTCTCTAGTTCAGGCTGAATCTAGGGGTATATTTGTTGACAACAGTTTATTGCCCAACTTGATAGGTCCTATACAAAAAGCCAGTAATTTGAAGTATATTATCCATGGTGAAAAGATAGACCCTAATGACAAGAGACAGAATGGAAAAATATACTCTAAGGCTAGGGATGCGGTACAGAAACTCCAAGAGCTAAGACCTGATGTTGAAATCTACAGCATGGAAGAAGTCATAGCTTTGGGTTCTGAAAACAGAGGCACTATAGATGTGCACCCACCAACTGCTGAAGATATCAACTGTATCATGTATACTTCTGGTTCAACTGGTACTCCGAAAGGTGTTGTAATTACCCACAGGAACTTTGTCGCGGGAATTGGTGGTGTAAACGTTGTTTTTTCTAGAAAACTAGTTACAGAAAAGGACCGATACCTTGCTATTCTACCACTTGCGCACATTCTTGAGTTAGTGGTTGAGATGACTGCGATATACTGTGGCGCTCTAGTGGGTTATGGTACGGTGAAGACAGTATCTGATGCGTCTGTACGTAACTGTAAAGGTGATATGAAAGAATTTAAGCCTCATGTAATGGTTGGTACAGCGGCTGTCTGGGAGGGAGTTAGGAAGGGAATTCAAACTCAGATTGATAAGCTGCCTAAGTTCAAGCAGAAGGTATTCTGGTTTGCATATCGTTGTAAACTGGGCATGAAGAAGTATCACATCCCTGGCGGCACGTTATTGGGTAACCTGGTATTTAAGAAGGCCAGGGAAGCAACCGGTGGTAATTTACGTATAATTTTCAATGGTGGTTCTCTTCTATCCAAGGATACTCAAATTTTCATTAGTAACTTATTGGCACCTGTGCTAATTGGTTACGGATTGACTGAAACAGTTGCTAATGGAGCTCTAGTTGATCCAAGACACTTTGAATATGATGTTACCGGTGAATTAGCTGGCTCTATTACTGCTAAGTTAGTTGACGTTGAGGAATTGGGATACTTTGCCAAGAATAACCAGGGTGAGATTTGGATTAAGGGTGCATCTGTTTTCAAACAATATTTCTGCAATGAGGAAGAAACTGCAGCTGCATTTGAAGATGGATGGCTAAAGACTGGTGATATCGGAGAGTGGAAATCGAATGGTATCTTGAAAATTATTGACCGTAAGAAGAACTTAGTCAAGACAAGGAACGGTGAATATATTGCTTTAGAAAAGCTTGAGAGTGTTTACAGATCTTCCAAATATGTTGCGAACATATGCATCTACGCTGATCAGTACCAAGTCAAACCAATTGCTATTGTGGTTCCAAGGGAggttgctgttgttgaTGCCGCTAAAAAGTTAGGATTAATTGATAATGACGGTAATGTCGATGCGGTTCTAAATCACGAAAAGCTAAAGAGTGAAGTTCTAAAGGATATGATTGCGACTGCGAAGGCTGCTGGGTTAGCCGGAATTGAATTGATCTTGGGATTTGTTTTCGCGCCAGAAGAATGGACTCCAGAGAACGGATTCCTCACACCTAGCCAAAAGTTGCAAAGAAGAAAGATCTTGGACGCTGTGAGGGAAGAAGTTGATAAGCTGTATGCTTCAAACTCTTGA
- a CDS encoding HBL014Cp (Syntenic homolog of Ashbya gossypii ABL015C; Syntenic homolog of Saccharomyces cerevisiae YMR233W (TRI1) and YOR295W (UAF30); 1-intron in Ashbya gossypii) — MIDAILSVSDPNEISVKRIRAALQELFAVELHNEKKEIKVLILDRFHRLQDKQAKTLSKEELTKRDAELASKLAKEGNTRQKRTRKKEVAEKPRKKRRAANNENPNSFHLRNVILSSDLQKFLGKEQLPRTQVVKAVWDYIKQHNLQNPEDRREILCDETMQPIFGKKVTMFSMNKVLSKHLFNPSDVANNSAQQEKNTSVEELSVDDNAVDEELNESEDFEVSEGD; from the exons ATGATTGAT GCAATTTTAAGCGTGTCTGATCCTAACGAGATTAGCGTCAAAAGGATCCGGGCGGCATTGCAGGAGCTATTCGCTGTTGAACTTCATAACGAGAAGAAAGAGATTAAAGTTTTAATTCTTGACAGGTTTCATAGGTTACAGGATAAGCAAGCTAAAACTCTGTCCAAAGAAGAGCTTACCAAACGAGACGCCGAATTAGCTAGTAAACTAGCGAAAGAAGGAAACACTAGACAGAAACGTACAAGGAAGAAGGAAGTTGCCGAAAAGCCTCGAAAGAAGAGGAGAGCAGCAAATAACGAGAATCCTAATAGCTTCCACTTAAGGAATGTTATTTTGAGTAGTGATCTACAGAAGTTCCTAGGTAAGGAACAATTACCCCGCACTCAAGTGGTGAAAGCGGTTTGGGACTATATCAAGCAGCATAATCTACAAAACCCAGAAGATCGTCGAGAAATTCTATGTGACGAAACCATGCAGCCAATTTTTGGTAAAAAGGTTACCATGTTCTCTATGAACAAAGTTCTATCGAAGCATCTATTTAATCCCAGCGATGTGGCTAATAATTCAGCACAGCAGGAAAAGAATACCTCTGTGGAAGAATTATCAGTGGACGACAATGCAGTAGATGAAGAATTGAATGAATCAGAGGACTTTGAGGTATCGGAAGGTGATTGA
- the RNH1 gene encoding RNA-DNA hybrid ribonuclease (Syntenic homolog of Ashbya gossypii ABL017C; Syntenic homolog of Saccharomyces cerevisiae YMR234W (RNH1)) has product MFRLLNLMKSKGNRNSQKIARKYYAVHRGRLTGIYNEWKTCKEQIDGIEGASWGLFPTPEQAKVFVETGKRVKPRTERQSTNTSAGMKASAKTSGKVNYYAVNSNNKELASKIFEDWESCRKYVSGKSGLAYKKFDDRAKAEAFISGSSPYDFELIGIQKDDFVTRCKLPSNSNCQGPYSEVSEVYCDGSTLRNGHEGAVGGCGVYFQDEPEYNISERLEPPATNNRAEIKAATRALQQIWHNLALVPARAPRKNYLLYTDSENVVKFTSSRYTECKSLDDLSKFSNSDLLVPLIKYYICVKQYYAINAARFTNAGLFEIQWVQGHHGNEGNEQADKLAKSGATSAETSGKKSTMVASDLPNPRFPSREDISNNF; this is encoded by the coding sequence ATGTTTAGATTGTTGAACCTAATGAAATCCAAGGGGAATCGTAATAGCCAGAAAATTGCTCGGAAATACTATGCTGTTCACCGAGGAAGACTTACAGGTATCTACAATGAATGGAAGACATGCAAGGAGCAAATAGATGGCATAGAGGGTGCAAGCTGGGGTTTATTTCCCACTCCAGAGCAAGCAAAGGTTTTCGTTGAAACCGGCAAGCGCGTAAAGCCAAGAACTGAAAGGCAATCAACAAATACCAGTGCTGGAATGAAAGCATCTGCAAAAACTAGCGGTAAAGTAAACTATTATGCTGTGAATAGCAATAATAAAGAACTAGCTAGTAAAATATTTGAAGATTGGGAATCATGCAGAAAATACGTCAGCGGGAAGTCCGGTTTGGCGTACAAGAAGTTTGATGACCGTGCAAAAGCTGAAGCATTCATCTCAGGCAGCAGCCCCTATGACTTCGAACTGATTGGCATACAAAAGGATGACTTTGTGACACGCTGTAAGCTGCCTTCAAACTCCAACTGCCAAGGTCCCTATAGTGAAGTTTCAGAGGTATACTGTGATGGCAGCACCTTGCGAAATGGTCATGAGGGTGCAGTTGGCGGATGTGGGGTTTATTTTCAAGATGAACCTGAATACAACATTAGTGAAAGGCTAGAGCCGCCCGCTACTAACAATCGTGCCGAAATTAAGGCCGCTACCCGTGCTTTGCAGCAAATTTGGCATAATCTAGCACTTGTGCCGGCAAGAGCACCACGAAAGAATTATCTCCTATACACAGATAGCGAAAACGTTGTAAAATTCACGTCCTCACGTTACACTGAATGCAAAAGCTTAGATGATCTGAGTAAGTTTTCAAACTCCGATCTGCTGGTACCCCTGATAAAGTACTATATATGTGTCAAACAATACTACGCTATTAATGCGGCGAGGTTCACTAACGCTGGCTTATTTGAAATCCAATGGGTTCAGGGACACCATGGTAATGAAGGCAATGAACAAGCCGACAAGCTGGCCAAGAGCGGGGCAACATCGGCCGAAACCAGCGGTAAAAAAAGTACCATGGTAGCAAGTGACCTACCGAATCCGCGATTCCCCTCTCGGGAGGATATATCCAACAATTTTTAG
- a CDS encoding uncharacterized protein (Syntenic homolog of Ashbya gossypii ABL016C; Syntenic homolog of Saccharomyces cerevisiae YOR296W), translating to MSCANESLSSSACLVDPVKSFLPSVSELVQTQVSQDEIYYAVLKVVLLEYINQPRFRKKFQKIEKITCSGPSAIEKLYFKGKDSEKRLSRFKNSQTAGTNEAIILKKMLPILEKTLTSITVGEYKIANDIFRRCLLKLYNDLFLDPAMANLLEYMDKPEELIMIFTKAASGEILKLDIEATRGILYELVTLFIDFLISLLDLHELSDQEFVLKLRSYADSFKPEEGNNHSFRQRNQPGNGSELGVDIIDVTIKPTYKTSEILLSGYIRKLFAVTEAQFEQDVALYKDKASNINYLYELKNRRDGIISETVGFTSNHFPSDKAYNDWKVNEINSLDELISKIEDSDSSNICETTIDISFIIPPEPNVIFTRLMCLILEQERPSITKPMSADGQSLISRCGKIWRLDLYSTKASIYYTAANLTLCPTTNLDTETIDYILRTALPNMSDNYSLDSDPTTWNSEDQNRWLVNLNHTYIQCMSSLSSLLANIYKHEKAIFSPVLSIYYDCVESDPLMIQYDFPSTDFHNKWVKNLKQTLSKATEIYYVSLLQDMPNEDHLEIHHLQQLGSLILQKIKKFQGRYPKPLLNKINLSREVASQLISAFASDSPLVLQRIEERAAFLKQDIPVMDAIETYTLYQELRDVFHQVTTKKFPFALEKHFFKHISKLCDETRVKLEEVIQNSLKAETWEPVSNEVHYSSSVLDIIRMINESIQLFQKLNWGNEYQVAKIKTFLLKTFSDGICYYASKIVSVIEEDLTHVEAVVPADDTTYEYTGSFQSTAEKMKNTWLFDEIKNALTSAPLEEPPVVYEFKARTCVCLNNLDELMNKITELEETINVEKISQTIKLHEKAKTGSKKGNKEVNQVYTIRIVKAENVQAFTSDGYANSAVSLVDTSIRQEFAKTKVVRKTVNPIWDEVFELVVPNDETRVISATVWHHSQKLNPIGSYKVCGKCSLLLDSRSFNSDGYTEDIVLDLDTQGRLFLQVSLESEKIDAMFCVGRAYRSLSRACDRAIGMMVNKFSTYVNYSISRPCLKAVCASTSNSNASQSKEVIYDAIVPLFDYLNSNLEILAAGLTRSLLHKVMIKAWNSILNMADSLLLPNLSSARSVKTALTNKGMSLWENAISIAKGNTNELRNITGNNNGQNGISSQAALSNREVEIIFEWLRALCIDFFHNGGEGPPLHELKNQHYQNILLVPVFYDKSVDELKEETEALIPLYEKYLDNRNYYDFTRHGRQQENSRRRLQRSDTIIAHSSKEKRAEAAAVVRELRSDPLEISAVTQDIILRILLAKGQSDYVSNFLNRRSELAKAVATRKLVKAAVAGSRHIKNFSR from the coding sequence ATGAGTTGTGCCAATGAATCGCTTTCAAGTTCTGCATGTTTAGTGGACCCAGTTAAATCGTTTTTACCGTCAGTCAGTGAGCTAGTTCAAACACAAGTTAGCCAGGATGAGATATATTATGCCGTATTAAAAGTAGTACTACTAGAATACATTAACCAGCCTAGATTTCGCAAAAAATTCCAAAAGATAGAGAAAATAACATGTAGTGGACCAAGTGCTATAGAGAAGCTCTATTTTAAGGGCAAGGACTCTGAGAAGAGGCTGTCGCGCTTTAAGAATTCGCAGACAGCTGGGACAAATGAAGCAATCATTCTGAAGAAAATGCTACCCATCCTAGAAAAAACACTAACATCTATAACAGTTGGTGAGTATAAAATAGCAAATGATATTTTCCGCAGATGCCTATTGAAACTCTATAATGACCTTTTTTTAGATCCAGCTATGGCGAATTTATTAGAATATATGGATAAGCCAGAAGAACTGATCATGATTTTTACCAAAGCCGCGAGCGGTGAAATTCTAAAATTGGATATAGAGGCAACTAGAGGTATACTTTATGAACTGGTAACGTTGTTTATTGACTTCCTAATCTCTTTATTGGATTTGCACGAACTCTCGGATCAAGAGTTTGTATTAAAGTTAAGGAGTTATGCAGACTCGTTTAAACCAGAAGAGGGTAATAATCATTCATTCAGACAGCGTAATCAGCCAGGAAATGGGTCTGAGCTAGGAGTAGATATAATAGATGTGACAATTAAACCAACTTACAAAACATCCGAAATTTTGCTGTCAGGATATATTAGAAAACTGTTTGCTGTCACTGAAGCACAGTTTGAGCAGGATGTTGCGTTATATAAAGACAAGGCATCAAATATTAATTACTTATACGAATTAAAAAATAGGAGAGACGGTATCATTAGTGAAACAGTGGGATTTACTTCCAACCATTTCCCATCTGATAAAGCTTACAATGATTGGAAGGTCAACGAGATCAACTCGCTGGATGAATTGATTTCCAAGATAGAGGATTCTGATAGCAGCAATATTTGTGAAACAACGATCGACATATCATTTATTATACCGCCCGAACCGAATGTTATTTTCACAAGGTTAATGTGCCTCATATTAGAGCAAGAACGGCCATCAATTACGAAGCCTATGTCCGCTGATGGCCAATCGTTGATTTCTAGGTGTGGTAAAATATGGAGACTCGACTTATACTCTACTAAGGCCTCCATTTACTATACTGCAGCAAACTTGACGTTATGTCCAACTACTAACTTAGACACTGAAACGATAGACTATATACTTCGAACAGCTTTACCAAACATGAGTGACAATTACAGTCTTGATTCTGACCCTACTACCTGGAATTCAGAAGATCAGAATCGTTGGCTAGTTAACTTGAATCATACCTATATTCAGTGTATGTCTTCTTTAAGTTCACTTTTAGCAAACATTTACAAACATGAGAAGGCAATCTTTTCACCTGTTTTGAGCATTTATTATGATTGTGTGGAATCCGATCCATTAATGATACAGTATGACTTCCCTAGTACCGACTTCCATAATAAATGGGTGAAGAACTTGAAGCAAACGCTATCTAAAGCCACTGAGATCTACTATGTATCTTTACTTCAAGATATGCCAAATGAAGATCACCTTGAAATCCACCATCTGCAACAATTAGGATCACTTATCTTacaaaaaattaaaaaatttcaAGGACGTTACCCGAAGCCGTTGCTAAACAAGATTAATCTTTCTAGGGAAGTGGCATCGCAATTGATTTCTGCCTTTGCATCCGATTCTCCACTGGTGCTACAACGTATTGAAGAGCGTGCAGCGTTTTTGAAACAAGATATTCCAGTTATGGATGCCATTGAAACGTACACTTTATATCAAGAACTTCGCGATGTTTTCCACCAAGTTACCACCAAGAAGTTTCCCTTTGCACTGGAAAAACACTTTTTTAAACACATTTCTAAGCTTTGTGATGAAACTAGAGTTAAGTTGGAAGAGGTAATCCAAAATTCTTTGAAGGCTGAGACCTGGGAGCCTGTAAGCAACGAAGTTCATTATAGTTCATCTGTTTTAGACATTATCAGAATGATTAATGAGTCAATACAGTTGTTCCAAAAACTAAACTGGGGCAATGAGTATCAGGTGGCTAAGATAAAGACTTTTTTGCTTAAGACATTTTCTGATGGTATATGCTACTACGCATCAAAGATAGTATCCGTCATTGAAGAGGATTTAACACACGTAGAAGCGGTAGTTCCAGCGGATGACACAACATATGAATATACGGGTAGCTTCCAAAGCACTGCGGAGAAGATGAAAAACACTTGGTTGTTTGATGAAATTAAAAATGCTTTGACGTCTGCGCCTCTAGAAGAGCCTCCTGTAGTCTATGAATTCAAGGCAAGGACTTGTGTATGTCTCAATAACTTAGATGAACTGATGAATAAAATAACAGAACTAGAGGAAACTATAAATGTGGAGAAGATATCACAAACTATTAAGCTACATGAGAAAGCGAAAACTGGTAGTAAGAAAGGTAACAAAGAAGTTAATCAAGTCTACACAATCCGAATTGTGAAGGCAGAGAATGTCCAAGCATTTACCAGCGATGGCTATGCGAATAGTGCCGTCAGCTTGGTTGATACTTCTATTCGTCAAGAATTTGCCAAAACGAAAGTTGTCCGCAAAACTGTTAATCCAATTTGGGATGAAGTATTCGAACTGGTGGTTCCAAACGATGAGACAAGGGTTATTAGCGCAACGGTATGGCATCATTCCCAGAAACTAAACCCCATTGGTTCATATAAGGTATGTGGGAAGTGCTCTCTGTTACTGGACTCTAGGTCTTTTAATTCAGATGGTTACACAGAAGATATTGTATTAGATCTTGATACACAGGGAAGGTTATTCTTGCAGGTTTCTTTAGAGAGTGAAAAAATTGATGCTATGTTCTGTGTTGGAAGAGCATATCGTAGTCTCTCTAGGGCTTGCGACAGAGCTATTGGTATGATGGTTAATAAATTCTCTACTTATGTGAATTACTCTATTTCACGTCCTTGCTTAAAGGCAGTTTGTGCAAGTACCTCTAATTCAAATGCCTCACAGAGTAAAGAAGTTATCTATGATGCTATTGTTCCTCTATTTGACTACTTAAATTCTAACTTAGAAATTTTAGCGGCAGGTCTTACTCGCTCATTACTTCACAAGGTTATGATAAAAGCATGGAACTCAATACTTAATATGGCGGACTCCCTTCTTCTTCCCAACTTATCAAGTGCACGTTCTGTTAAAACAGCTTTAACTAATAAAGGAATGTCATTGTGGGAAAATGCGATCAGTATTGCTAAGGGGAATACTAATGAACTAAGAAATATTACTGGCAATAATAATGGACAAAATGGTATAAGTTCTCAAGCTGCATTGTCCAATCGCGAGGTAGAGATTATTTTTGAGTGGCTTCGCGCTCTTTGTATAGATTTCTTTCACAATGGCGGCGAGGGTCCTCCGTTACATGAACTAAAAAACCAACACTATCAGAATATTCTTTTAGTTCCTGTATTCTATGATAAATCCGTAGATGAACTGAAGGAAGAAACTGAGGCCCTTATTCCACTTTACGAAAAATACCTGGACAACCGTAACTACTACGATTTTACTCGACATGGTCGTCAACAAGAGAATAGCCGTAGGCGCCTACAACGTAGCGATACAATCATTGCGCATAGCTCTAAAGAGAAGCGTGCAGAAGCCGCCGCAGTGGTTAGAGAACTAAGAAGCGACCCACTTGAGATTTCGGCCGTTACCCAAGATATCATTTTAAGGATTTTACTTGCAAAAGGGCAGTCAGATTATGTAAGTAACTTCTTAAATCGACGCTCTGAGCTAGCAAAAGCTGTGGCCACTCGCAAATTAGTAAAAGCCGCGGTAGCAGGAAGTAGACACATAAAGAACTTTTCTAGGTAG